TAGATCCGCTGCGGAAGGTAGTGAAGCACGGGATGGACGACGAACTGTCGTACTATGCGGTGAGATCGCTTCTTTCGATCGCCACCCGCTGTCCCGACGGCGCTCCCCGAGGTGAAAAATGCAGGGATGACACCGCCGCCGTAGAGGTGGCTGAAATATGTTTACACGGGTGCATGATATCCCACGTCGATTATATCATCTGCGAATCCCTGTTCGATGATGATGTGAATGTGCGGATTCTTGCCGCACAGATCCTGGTGAGTGTTGCCACTGAAAATGTCCGATATATGCTGGAGGCGGCCCGGGAAGACGAGGATGAGCGGGTGCGGGAGGCGGTGGACATGGCTCTGGATGGGCTGGGACCGCCCCCGTCAACAAAGCCTGAGTATCTGTATCCAGACGATACGATATACCCACTGTTGGAAGAGGAATACATCCCGAGGCTACCTCTGTATATAGAGTAATCGGTGTGATGGAAGGTGGGCCGGCCGCGAAAACACCACG
This is a stretch of genomic DNA from Candidatus Zymogenaceae bacterium. It encodes these proteins:
- a CDS encoding HEAT repeat domain-containing protein, translating into MGRDDFAVTPAYSGEEIPSGQLIVEEKSRRGCACFLILLALVGGMVIYAQLVMDPVTLNLMLITVNNQEVKEYAIRNLAREGNSRAVDALKKELGHPNAGIRCRAAWALGEIGSHDGIDPLRKVVKHGMDDELSYYAVRSLLSIATRCPDGAPRGEKCRDDTAAVEVAEICLHGCMISHVDYIICESLFDDDVNVRILAAQILVSVATENVRYMLEAAREDEDERVREAVDMALDGLGPPPSTKPEYLYPDDTIYPLLEEEYIPRLPLYIE